A region of the Antedon mediterranea chromosome 4, ecAntMedi1.1, whole genome shotgun sequence genome:
GGTATCCCGTATAACGTCATTTGTGAATTTATTGAGCTGAACCAGTTTTAAATGCTCAAGAGCAGGACACGCACTTAAAAACTTAGTAAGCACAGCATCAGCATTGGCATCAGCATCAGCACCATTACCGCCAATTGTTACCCTTTTTAGTTTGGTCATTGAAATGTTGGTATTGGTCATTTCTTCTAGCTCACTATAAAATGACAGATTTTCATCATGAATACATAGAGACAACTCAGATAAATTTGGGCATAGTTTAGCTGTTTTAAGTACATCAATTCCATCAATTTCTTCGAGAACTAAGATTTGTAAATTTGGGCCTATTTTTGGTAATGCCTGTAACACACCAAAAAAATCTAGCATGATATGTCGATGTCCGACTACTTTTAAGTCCCTTAGCATTTGTAAGTTACCTAACTCCTCAAAGTAGTCATTATCACAACTAAACAACTCTATTAATTCAATCTTGACAAGTTGTGGACATAATATAAAACAGCAtattaatacattgttgtaCACATTTGGTTTTCCATCTACAACTAATGATCTAAGATTTAAAGTATCATGCTGCCCTGATGCATCTTTGCTCATTGCATAAAGACTCTTGGTTAAGTCAAAATGCTCAAGCACCACAACCCATGGAAGGTTGCGTAAAACTGTGATTAACGCTTGATGCGTTACATCAGTATTACTCAAAGACAATTTTCGCAAGTTTGAGTGAGTTCTTTTCTCTTTAACGCTGTTGATCAACACGGCAAGATCATCGTCGTTCAGTTGGCAGTTTGATAGAATAAGATCTGTAACCATTGTGCAGTGTTTAAAAACTGCTTTGGCTGCCTCCTCTTTGCAGTTTGTACCATTGAGATTCAGTGACATTAGATTGGGATAAGCTTCTGCAAGTGATACTAAAGTTCCTCTTTTTACCTGCATGCAGTTGCTTAAATTGATTGATGTCAGgctctaaaaaaatataaaagtttaaaaaaggctataaaaaaagattttaataaaatataataaatatacaaatatacaaattgaATATTTACCTTGCATCTAAACTTTGCTAGGTTGATGATGTCATCTTTGACTAGCATAGGGCATCCACTCAAATCCAGGTTTACAAGACTATGATTAATCAACAGATGCAGGTAtggtttctttaaatttctCTCAACCATTAGATGCACCATAATCTTCTCAGACATGTTAGAACCtttaaccaaaaaaaagtgatgaCTATTGATGCATAGCAACTGAAGaagctgacagctagacgaaactgtcttgaAACGTCAGGTAAAATCAAAGTACAGTAAGTTATACTGGTTTACACTAAATGAACCATAATATCAATATTGACGAACCAATTTCCAGTTGTATTTTCAAAACATTTAGTGCAATAGcattatttatacaaataaagaTACTAATGAAATGAAACGGTGTAACTCATAAGCAATAAGAATTGTTATTTGAATCAACAACAATAACTACAGCATTGACACTGACGTACAATTCCATTTACTTACTTAAATCATCAAATGGTCCAATAAAGTACTTGTAAGTTTTCATAACTTTATAATTATCTACAAAGTTTCTGCACCAAAAGTCCATGTTATTTCCTACAAACTGTAAACATATCTGCTGAAGAGTTGC
Encoded here:
- the LOC140048117 gene encoding uncharacterized protein isoform X2 → MMTGISSHKSLTIPLWTFQIISTIICFSSGTPILDLTPIDPYQLAGSDLNFTCTLDKKDTSWNASDIRWNIDGKDVPITANNTAVISSTQAILTLTNLTMTYDNDYEQWIECFLGKFKVNSISALTVGIMPSSPTLHCRSTNIVDYWCEWSTEFTGVRVVYNFQFQYFIKRCLWRNCVKMPKCKSVATLQQICLQFVGNNMDFWCRNFVDNYKVMKTYKYFIGPFDDLSSNMSEKIMVHLMVERNLKKPYLHLLINHSLVNLDLSGCPMLVKDDIINLAKFRCKSLTSINLSNCMQVKRGTLVSLAEAYPNLMSLNLNGTNCKEEAAKAVFKHCTMVTDLILSNCQLNDDDLAVLINSVKEKRTHSNLRKLSLSNTDVTHQALITVLRNLPWVVVLEHFDLTKSLYAMSKDASGQHDTLNLRSLVVDGKPNVYNNVLICCFILCPQLVKIELIELFSCDNDYFEELGNLQMLRDLKVVGHRHIMLDFFGVLQALPKIGPNLQILVLEEIDGIDVLKTAKLCPNLSELSLCIHDENLSFYSELEEMTNTNISMTKLKRVTIGGNGADADANADAVLTKFLSACPALEHLKLVQLNKFTNDVIRDTLRVNEMPQLTSLELFSCTNMTAKVLGELIISSNNKLLLVKLINCWNITRKDYLHWLVAAKESNYDLDIQWE